The genome window TCGTGCGCATCGGCGTGAGCCACGTGACGGTAACGGTCAATGCCGTAACGCCCGAAGTGGGCGGCAAAATTTATGCGTGGGTACGCCACGGAAATAGAATTTACCGCGGCGAAGAAGGCGCTAGAATTCTTCAGGCGTGCCAAGAGGAGGGTATTCGCAAACTAAAAGAAGCCCGCATGATCGTCAAAATCAATACTGTCGTAATCCCTGGCGTAAATATGGATCACGTCCCCAAAATCGCGCAAAAAGCCAAGGAGTGGCAGGCCGATATCATGAACTGTATGGCGATGATCCCCGTGCATGATACCCCTTTTGCAAATATCAAATCGCCATCAAATGAAGAAATTCGCGGCATGCGCAAGCTAATCGGTGGCTCAATGGCACAGATGACTCACTGCAGCAGGTGCCGCGCCGATGCATGCGGCAAGCTTTGCGAAGGTTAAGGGCTTTGGGTTACGGCGGATTTTGTCGGCTTTTATCGGTCTGGTAAATTTAAATTTATATCGCGGTCGCGATTTTAAAGACGAACTAATGAGCTACGACGCCGAGATGGCGAAAGTCGTCGCGGACAAACTAGGACTAAAGCCTAAATTTATCGAAGCCTCGCGGGACGCTATGTTGGCAGCGTTTGACCCAGACAAAGCAGACACCGTGTTTAACCAGCAAGCATCACCGAAGAGCGTAAGAAAAAGTGCGACCACTCTGTGCCCTACACGAACTCATACTCGGCGATCATCGTACGCGAGGACAACGACGATATCAAGAGTTTCGACGATCTAAAGGGCAAGCGCTCCACGCACTCGGTAAATAGCATGTGGATACCGACCGTTGAAAAATACGGAGCAAAACTCGTCGTAGCCGATAACCCAAGCGACCAGATAAATCTCAAATCACCAAGCGCGCCGACGACATGATAGACGACGCTGCGATGTTCTACGACTACAAAAAGCACCCAAAAACCCCGATAAAGCTGATAAAAGCGGGTGAATGTCCGATGTACACGGCCGCAATCGTGCATAAAGGTAACGCCGAGCTACTAGAAGCAATAAAAAAGCATTAAACGAGCTACGAGCCGAAGGCAAATTAAAAGAAATATCGATGAAATATTTTGATAAGGATATTTCGGAATAAATTTAAAAGCGGCGGGCGGGTAAATTTAAAATTTGCAAATTTAAAATTTATGTAGCCAAATTTATTTTTCAAACTATCTTTTGACTCAAATAGATTTTTTAAATACTATTTTATAATTTTTCTACATAACATAAAACAGGTATTTTGACACCAAGAAGTCGTTAAACTAAATTTAGTAAGATTATTTTTGGTTATAGGGATATTTTGCGTAAGACTCGTGCAAATTTGAATAATTCGGAAATAAATAAGCAACTTACAAAAAGTTCAAGAAACTTTTTGTAAGAGTGCCATTTTTAGCGCTATTTGCCCTCTTCAAATGCGCCTGCAGATAAGATTTTAGCTATTCTAGCATTTAAAAGCTCATCCACTTTTAGCTTTTCAAGTTTATCTAGCTCGGTTATAAAATAGCTTGCGAGGGCTTTTACGGCAGTCTCTTTATCTCTGTGAGCGCCGTTTATCGGCTCTTCTATGACGTCGTCTATCAAATTTAAGCTTTTTAGATCGTCGGCGGTTATTTTCAGCGCTTTAGTGGCTTGCTCTTGTTTTGACGGGTCGTTCCAAAGTATAGCTGCGCAACCCTCCGGCGAGATAACCGAAAAAACTGAATTTCGCATCATGGCTAGCTTGTCGGCTACGCCTATGGCTAGAGCACCGCCGCTTCCGCCTTCACCTATAACGACGGCTATCATTGGAGTTTTTAAATTTGCAAATTCAAATAAATTTCTAGCTATCGCCTCGCTTTGACCGCGCTCCTCAGCTGCAACGCCAGGATATGCGCCCGGAGTATCTATTAAAAATAGTATCGGGAGTCCGAATTTCTCAGCCATTTTAGCTACCCGCAAAGCTTTACGGTAGCCCTCTGGATGAGGCATGCCGAAATTTCTTTTTAGTTTATTTTTGGTTCCTCGACCCTTTTGCTCGCCTATAACGACGACTTTTTTAGAGCCTATATAGCCGATAAAGCAAACTATTGCCGCATCGTCGCGATACGCTCTATCGCCGTGAAGCTCATAGTAATCCCTCATCATGCCTTTGATGTAATCAATAGCATACGGGCGATCCGGGTGACGAGCCAAAGCAAGGCGCTGAAACTCGTTAAGATTTTTGTAAATTTTAGCAGTTTCTTTTTCTAAATTTTTATTTAGAATTTCTACCGCATGTTCATCGCCGCGAATCCTCGCATTTGCGATATCATCATCTATTTGCTTGATACCTTGTTCAAAGTCTAGATAACTTGCCATTATATCTTCTTAAATATAATAGAGCCATTCGTACCGCCGAATCCAAAAGAGTTACTCATAACGGCGTTTAGCTCAGCTTTTCTAGCCACGTTTGGCACATAGTCTAGATCGCACTCCTCGTCTTTGGTTGCGTAGTTGATAGTAGGCGGTATAAGGCCTTCTTGCATAGCCATTATGGATACGACGGCCTCTATCGCGCCAGCCGCACCAAGGCAGTGTCCCGTTTGCCCCTTAGTAGAGCTAACCGGAGGTACATTGCCGCCAAAAAGAGCTTTAAGGGCTGCAGTTTCGTTTTTATCATTTGTCGGCGTCGAGGTGCCGTGTGCATTGATGTAGTCGATCTGCAAATTTCCAGCCATTTTCAAGGCTTTTTTCATCGCAGAAAGCGGTCCTTCAAGTGAAGGCGAAGTTATGTGATACGCATCGCCGCTCTCGCCAAACCCTACTATCTCGGCATAAATTTTAGCCCCTCTAGCCTTAGCGCTTTCATACTCTTCAAGTACGAGCGCGCCGCTTCCTTCACCCATTACAAAGCCGTCTCTGTCTTTATCAAAAGGCCTTGATGCCGTGTGCGGATCGTCGTTTCTAGTAGAAAGCGCCTTCATAGCCGCAAATCCGCCGATGCCTACGCCGCAAACCGTAGACTCGGAGCCTACGACTAGCATTTTTTGCGCTTCATCGACCATAATGGTTTTAGCCGCTTCGATGATGGCGTGAGTAGATGCCGCACATGCCGTTACGCTAGAGATATTGGGCCCTTTTAAGCCGTGCTCTATCGAAACTATGCCACCAAGCATATTCACTAGCGCAGAAGGTATAAAAAACGGAGAAATTCGTCTTGAGCCTTTTTCAAGCAAGATATTAGAGTTTTTTTCGATATTAGGCAAGCCGCCTATGCCGGCAGCCGAGCTAACGCCGAAATTTTCAGCGTCGAATTCGCCGAAATTTGCATCAGCCATGGCCTCTTTAGCAGCCTTTAATCCAAGCTGGATAAATCTATCGACTTTTTTGACCTCTTTAGCGTCCATCACGCTAAGCGGGTCAAAGTCCGTTATCTCGGCAGCAATCTGAACTGGAAAATCGCTCGCGTCAAAAGAGGTTATCTTTTTTACGCCGGTTTTACCTTCGCAGATAGCCTTAAATGAACTATCTTTGTCGAGCCCTAAAGCGTTGATCATCCCAATCCCGGTTACTACGACTCTTTTCAAGATCTCTCCTTACAAAAACTTATTTGTTTAGTTTCTCGATGTAGCTTACGACGTCGTTTATAGTGATCAGCTTTTCAGCGTCGCTATCAGGTATCTCTACCTCAAATTTCTCCTCAAGAGCCATAACTAGCTCAACCACGTCAAGCGAGTCTGCGCCTAGATCCTCGATAATCTTAGACTCAAGTTTTACTGCATCCGGAGCCACGCTTAGTTGCTCAACTACTACGTCTCTTACGTCATCAAATATTGCCATTTTCTTCTCCTAAAAATAAAAATTTCGTGATTTTAATATATTTTAGCTTAAACTTTCGCAAAAACGTAAAATTTACGCGCTTACATATATAGTCCGCCGTTGATCTTTAGCGTCTCGCCCGTGACATAGCTGGCGTGATCGCTTAGCAAAAACGCCACGGCTTCGGCCACTTCGCTAGCGCTTCCGAATCGCTTTAGCGGGATGTTGTCGCTGTAAGTTTTTTTGATCTCGTCACTTAGCTCGCTCGTCATATCCGTCTCGATAAAGCCTGGAGTTACGCAGTTGAAACGAATATTTCTCCCCGCACCCTCTTTGGCGAAGCTTTTGTTCATCGCGATCATTCCGCCCTTGCTTGCAGCGTAGTTTGCCTGCCCGGCATTGCCCATCTCGCCCACGATCGAGGCTACGTTTACGACGGCGCCGAAGCGTTTTTTGCTCATTACTTTTAGCGCCTCGCGGCATCCGATAAAGGCCGAGGTCAAATTTGCGCCTATCACGCTAGTAAAATCTTCCGTCTTCATGCGAAGCGCGAGCTTGTCGTTCGTGATACCGGCGTTATTTACGAGGTAGCTTAGCTCGCTGTCGGCGTCCGCGATCAAATTTATAGCTTTTATAAACTCATCCTCGTCCGTAGCGTCAAATTTAACCACCGCGGCCTGTCCGCCGTTTGCTACGATCTCAGCTTGCAATGCATCGGCGATTTCGGGCTTTGAGCGATAGTTTATCCAGACTTTTAGTCCCATTTGCGCCAGGGTTTTGGCTATCTGCGCGCCGATACCGCGGCTAGCTCCCGTGATTAGCACGTTTTTTCCGCTAAATTTCATTTTTTCTCCTTGATTTTAAATTTGACCCGCATTTTATCAGACGAAAGCTAAAAAACCGATTTCTCGGCGCAAAACCCGCTGGCGTAAATTTTAGCCAGCTATCTTGTAAGCTCAAAGCTAAGATCGATCAGATCCTCCACCTGCTCGGGCGCGATTTTGGAGCTTAAATTTACGCTGATCCAGTGCTTTTTATTCATATGATATGCGGGCAAAATTTGATCTGCGTCGCGCAGGATCGCCGCAAGATCGGGCTTACATTTTAGATTTAGGATTTCTAGCGCCTCTGTGCTTTTAAGCCCTAGCTTGCCGCCGTCCACGCGCATAAAAACGGCGAACCATTTTTGATTTTTCGCGTGGCGAAACACGGCAAATTCCGGGTGTTTGTCAAATATCCGCTCGCCCTGAGCGCCGAATTTCTCCTCGATGTAGCTAAAAATCCGCTTCCGTGCGGGCATCATCTGCCTCCTTTGCAAAAGCAGGCGTCCAGATGATCGTCCACTACGCCCGCGCTTTGCAAAAACGCATAGACGCTCGTAGGCCCCAGAAATTTAAACCCGCGCTTTTTCATCTCTTTTGCAACGAAGTCGGCAAGCGGCGTGGTGGCGGGGATCTGCTTTATATTTTCGTAGTGATTTATGATGGGTTTGCCCTCAAATTTGGGATCAAATTTAGGCAAAAGATAGCCCCAAAGATAGTCGTAAAAGCTGCCAAACTCGCTTGCGACGGCGAGGAATGCGCGGGCGTTTGCGGCAAGCGAGTTTAGCTTCAGGCGGTTTCTGATGAGTGCAGGGTTTTGCATAAATTTTGCCGTCTGCTCCTCGCCGTAGAGCGAAATTTTATGCGCGTCAAATCCGTCAAACGCCGCCCGCATCGCCTCGCGCTTAAGCAGCACGGCATGCCACGAGATGCCCGCTTGAAAGCCCTCCAGCACGATGAGCTCGAAAAATTTCGCATCGTCTTTTATGAGTTTACCCCACTCCTCGTCGTGATATACGCGCTCCAGCTCGCTTTTCTCTGCCCAGTCGCAGCGGATTTTAGGTTTTTGAGTATTTTGCAAATTTGACCCCTTGTTCGTATAAATTTGAGAGATTGTAGCGAAATTTGGGTTAAGAAAGATGGTGGAAAATCAAATTTTACTCGGCAAAATTTGATTTAAAAATTCGGTAAATTTGAAAGTGATTGAAACCGTTTTTACAAAATTTAAAAGCACCGCAAGCCGAATTCTCGAAATTGAATCTTAAATTTGGCTTGCGATACGAAATAGTATTTGCGAGTATTTTGAGATGGATTTGAATGTTGTGCGGAAAATTTTGTCCAAGATAGAACACGCGGTTCATCGTAGGACAAAATTTTCAAACTCATTCAAAACCAGCGAAGCGACGCCTTGGGCGTGGTTTCTGTAAAGACGCTCAAAAGACGCCGCAAATTAGCCTATATTCTCTCCCGCAATCATACCAAACGTTAAGCAGTCAGCTATCGCCACGCTACCTAAGCGGCTAGCTCCGTGTACGCCGCCGGTGATCTCGCCTGCTGCAAATAATCTTGGGATAGGCATCTCTGTTTGTAGAGAGATGACCTGGGCTTTGGTATTAATATCGATACCGCCCATAGTGTGGTGGAGTTTTGGCGTACCGCGCATAGCGTAGAACGGCGGTTTAGAGATATCTACGCCGTTTGTGGTGGTTTTATCCATAGGTTTACCAAAGTCCTCGTCTTTGCCCGATTTAACGAAGCTATTATATCTCTCGACGGTCTTTTTTAGCTCTGCGGCAGGGATTTTATAAGCCGCCGCTAGCTCGTCTAGAGTTTCAAATTTCTTTAGTACGCCTGATTCCAGCGGTTTAGTGTAGTGTTCAGGTATGACCATATTTTTTACGCCATCAGAGTCGCAGAAGTTGATCGGATAGATATCGGCTTTTGCGTCGATTACTTTAAACATAGCTTGAGAGCGGGTGCGGCGGTCTGCTAGCTCGTTCATGTAGCGTTTGCCGGTTCTTGGATCGACTGAGATACCGTAGCGGAAGCTTCCGTTTACGTTAAACATAGAGCCTACGCCAAAGCCTTTTTCATCAGGGCATGCCCATGGACCGAATTGTATCCAGCTAAGTTGCACTGGGGTAGCGCCGATCCTAAACGCCTCTTTCATAGCGCCTGCGGTTGCGCCCGGGTGGTTGGTGCTATCCGTAGTAGGCAGGATTGAAGGGTCTTGAACCTGTCTAAAAAATACGTCGCGGCAAAATCCGCCCGCAGCTAGCACTACGCCTTTTTTAGCTTTTATAACTTTTTTAGTTCCGGTAGTGTTTTCGGCGTCGTCTTTTTGGCTCTTTGGATCAAATTTATAATCCTCTCTGATGATCACTCCGTCTACGCCGCCGTCTTCGCCAAGGACGAATTCGTCAAATTTAGCTCTTTGTCTTAGCTCGCAGCCTTGTAGGTTTTTGAAGTATTCTACCATCGGCTGAACGATACCCGAACCCGAGCCGTTAGCGGTCTGAAGCGATCTAGGTACGCTGTGTCCGCCTGCGTGAGTAACTTTATCTATATATTTAGCGCCGCATTTTAGAGTTAGTTTATATGCGTCTTGCGCGCGAGTAGCGATGGTATCGATGAGGTCTACGTGGTTTAGGCCGCGGCCCGCTTTTAGGCAGTCTTTGATAAATAGCTCGTTGCTATCTTTGATGCCTTCAGCTTTTTGTTTGTCGCTGTTTGGAACGGCAAATATGCCGCCGTTGATAACGGAGTTACCGCCGACGCGTCCCATCTTTTCTAGGATTAGGACTTTGTTGCCTTTTTCGGCTGCAGTGATACCCGCCGCAAGTCCGGCAAAACCGGAGCCCACGATAACTACGTCCCACTCCTCGTCAAATTTGACGTCTTTAGAGTTTACGGCTGCTTGCGCATTTACTCCGCCTAGAGCTAAAGCTCCGGCACCTACCATACCTAACTTAACAAAATCTCTTCTTGAAACGTTTGAGTTTTTCATAGCTTCTCCTTAAATTTACTTAGCTATTACCTGTAAATCTTTAATTTACGACTCTACTCTAAATACCTTTATTACTCTTGGCGTCTTTTGGGCGTCCTCCTTAGATTAAATTTATTTTAGCTAGTGTTATTATAGGACTTAACTTTAAAGAATAAGCTTAAATGAAGGTGTAATTTATAATTTATTAGTAATACTTAAAGATTTATTTAGCCTCAAAACGTGATTATATCGGGGTAGAGTAGAGCTAAAATAAATTTGAATTTTATGCGGTTAAATTTGGGGTGGGGTGTGGGAATTTAGAGACAGAAGAGTTGGCTTGGGTGGAATTGGGGATAAATTAGAATTTTTTGGAAATGGGTAGGCGGAATTTGAGGGCGCCGAATATTTTATCAGGAAAAAGGAAAGTAAAAATTTGAGAATACTTTTCGGTGGTGTCCCCAACAGGATTTGAACCTGTGGCCTCAGAATTAGGAATTCTGCGCTCTATCCAGCTGAGCTATGAGGACAGAAAATATATTAAATTTGCAAAATAAAAGCCATTTTAATCGCAAAGGCTAAAATGTGGATTAAATTTAAAGGCGAGGATTTAACATCCCCGCCAAATTCGGCTTAGCCGTTTCTTTTCTTAATAATCTCTTCGCTAACGTTCTTTGGAACTTCCTCATAGTGGTCAAATTCCATAGAATAAGTCGCGCGACCTTGCGTCATAGAGCGAAGGTCCGTAGAGTAACCAAACATTTGGGCTAGCGGGCAGAAAGCCGTGATAATCTTGCTTCCGTTTCGCTCGTCCATAGAGTTTACCTGTCCGCGACGTTTGTTTAAGTCGCCGATAACGTCGCCCATATAATCCTCAGGCGTCTCAACCTCGACCTTCATCATAGGCTCAAGGATAACCGCACCCGCTTTTCTAGCGCCCTCTTTGAAGCCCATAGAAGCAGCAAGTTTAAACGCCATTTCAGACGAGTCGACTTCGTGGTAGCTACCGTCAAATAGCGTAACTTTAACGTCTTCGACCGGATAGCCGGCAAGTACGCCGTTTTGAAGCGCTTCTTTGCAGCCTTTTTCAACCGCAGGGATGTACTCCTTAGGAACTACGCCGCCTTTAATGTCGTTAACGAACTCAAATCCGCTAGCCGCAGGTAGCGGCTCAAGGCGCAAGAATACGTGTCCGTACTGACCGCGACCTCCTGATTGTTTGGCGTATTTATACTCTTGCTCGACTGTTTTGCGGATAGTCTCGCGGTACGCGACTTGCGGTTGACCTACTTCGGCATCGACTTTAAATTCGCGTAGCATTCTATCTACGATGATCTCAAGGTGAAGCTCGCCCATACCGCTGATGATGGTTTGACCGCTCTCTTCGTCGGTACCTACTCTAAAGCTTGGGTCTTCTTGAGCTAGTTTTTGAAGCGCGATAGCCATTTTTTCTTGGTCGGCTTTAGTTTTTGGCTCGACGGCAACGCTGATAACCGGCTCAGGGAAGTCCATCTTCTCAAGGATAACCTTGTCTTTTTCGCTTGCAAGCGTATCGCCGGTTAGGGTATTTTTTAGACCTACGACCGCGCCGATCTCGCCCGCGTGAAGAATCGAAATTTCCTCGCGTTTGTTTGAGTGCATTTTTAGCAAGCGACCGATTCTTTCTTTATTATCCTGAACTGTGTTGTAAGCATAGCTACCGCTCTCAAGACTACCGCGGTAAACGCGGATAAAGGTAAGCTGTCCGACGAACGGGTCGGTCATAATCTTAAACGCAAGAGCCGCAAATTCGCCGTTATCGGTGCTTTCTACCGTTACTTCGCTACCGTCTTCATAAACGCCCTTAATCGCCTCGATCTCGTCCGGAGCAGGCAAATACGCTACGACTGCGTCAAGTAGCGGCTGGATACCTTTGTTTTTAAATGCCGTTCCGCAAAGCATCGGAGTTATCGTCATTCTTAAGCAGCCTGCTTTGATCCCTTTTTTAATCTCCTCTTCGCTTAGCTCCTCGCCCGAGAAAAATTTCTCCATCAAACTATCATCGGTTTCAGAAACCGCTTCGATCAACTTAGTGCGGTACTCTTCGGCTTTTTCTTTTACCTCTGCAGGGATTTCTATCTCTTTATAGTCGGTCGGCTTTTTGTCGTCTTCCCAAACGTAAGCTTTCATCTTAACAAGATCGACCACGCCTCTAAAGTTATCCTCTGCACCGATAGGAATTTGAATAGGCACAGGATTTGCTTTTAGGCGGTTTCTGATTTGAGACTCGACGTTAAAGAAATTTGCGCCGATTCTGTCCATTTTGTTTACGAAAACGATTCTTGGGACGTGATATTTATTTGCTTGTCTCCAAACGGTCTCAGACTGAGGCTGTACGCCGCCGACTGAGCAGAATACCGAAACAGCACCGTCAAGAACGCGCATAGAACGCTCGACTTCGATAGTAAAGTCGACGTGGCCCGGAGTGTCGATCAAATTTATCTGGTGATCTTTCCAAAAGCAAGTGGTCGCCGCAGACGTAATCGTAATGCCGCGCTCTTTTTCTTGCTCCATCCAGTCCATCGTAGCAGCGCCGTCGTGAACCTCACCGATCTTGTGGCTCATACCCGTAAAGAACAAAATTCTTTCGCTGGTCGTAGTTTTACCGGCATCGATGTGAGCAGCGATACCGATGTTTCTAACCATATGTAAAGGGGTTTTTCTATCTGCCATACTAGCCTCCTCTTACCAGCGGTAGTGAGCAAACGCTTTGTTAGCTTCTGCCATTTTGTAGGTGTCTTCCTTCTTCTTGAAAGACGCGCCTTTTGAATTTGCCGCATCAAGTAGCTCGTTAGCTAGCTTGTCGATCATGGTTCTTTCGCTTCTTTTTCTAGCAAAACCGATGATCCAGCGGATAGCAAGAGCTTGTTGGCGAGCCGGGCGAACCTCTACCGGTACTTGGTAGGTAGCGCCGCCGACGCGACGAGATTTAACCTCCATAAGAGGCTTAATGTTTTCGATAGCATCGTTAAATACGTCTATACCTTTTACGTCGCCGCTTTTTTTCTCGATAGCTTTGATAGCGCCGTACATGATCTCGGTAGCGACGCTTTTTTTGCCGTCGTACATAAGAGAGTTAATAAATTTAGTGATTACCTTATTGCCGTAAATTGGATCCGGCATTACTTCCCTGACGGGAGCTTTTCTTCTTCTCATTTGATTATTCCTTCAAATTTTATAAATTTTACTCAAACCTATGCCGCTAATGGCATGGTCTGCGAACCTAAATTTTTATTTCTTTTTACCCGCTGCGGCTGCTGCTTGACCAGGTTTTGGACGTTTAGCGCCGTATTTTGAGCGAGAAACTGTTCTTTTCGCAACGCCGGCTGTATCAAGAGCGCCGCGTACGATGTGGTATTTAACGCCCGGCAAGTCCTTAACACGACCGCCGCGCACTAGCACGATGCTGTGTTCTTGTAGGTTGTGGCCTTCACCGCCGATATAGCTGATCACTTCAAATCCGCTTGTAAGCCTAACTTTGGCAACTTTTCTCAAAGCCGAGTTTGGTTTTTTAGGAGTCGTAGTATAGACCCTGGTGCAAACTCCTCTTCTTTGAGGACACTCTTTTAGCGCTGGAGATTTTGACTTAAAAGTCACTTTCTTGCGCTCTTTTCTGACCAATTGATTAATGGTTGGCACAGTAATTCCTTTCGACTAAATTTATTAAAAAGACTTGATTTTATTTAAATTTGGCTTAATATAAGGTAAATTTCATCTTTAAGGCCGAGTTTTATCATGCTAATCTTTTCTAATCGCGTACTTTCCGCTTCCGCTAAAGATAATGCAAAGCGATAAAGCGATGTAAAGATATAAAATTTCGGCCTTAAAGCCGCCGGCATTTGTAAGCTCTAGTAAATTTCCGAGTCCGTGATAGGCGTACATTATCGTTAGGCTCATGCCGATAATGAGCAATGCTGCGATCCTTGAAAATATCCCTAGAATTATCATTAGCGGCGCAACAACCTCGCCGACATATGAGCCGTATGCAATAATCTCAGGCAAGCCGGCTTTTTGTTAAAATACTTTTTACGCCGCCTATGCCGTGTAAAATTTTAGCAAAGCCGTGCATAAAAAGACAGATACCAAGCCCCAATCTCGCAAATAAAATTCCCAAATCGAAATTTTTCATTTTTACTCCAAATTTTCAAATTTAAAGGATTGATTTTATCTGATTAGTTTTAAAGCGAGGTAAATTTAAGCCCCGCCGAATTTGGCGAGGCTTGTGGGGTTAAATTTTAGTTTTGTTTTAGCTTGATCTTTTGATCTTGATAAAGACCCGTTCCGACAGGGATCATGCGTCCTAGAATGACGTTTTCTTTTAGATCCTCGAGGTGGTCGATCTTGGCTGCGATCGAAGCCTCGGTTAGAACCTTGGTTGTCTCTTGGAACGATGCGGCCGAGATCACGCTATCGCTTCCGATAGCAGCACGCGTAACGCCTAGCAAAATAGGCTCGGCGATCGCAGGATTGCCGCCCATTCGCATTATGCGCTCGTTTTCTTCCTTAAATCTCGTTCGAGAGATCATATCGCCGGTGATGAAATTCGTATCGCCGCTATCGACGATCTTAACCTGGCGAAGCATCTGAGAAACTATGATCTCAATGTGCTTATCGGCGATCGCAACGCCTTGAGAGCGGTAAACTTGCTGAATTTCGCTGATCAAATAATAGTGCAGCGCCTTTTCGCCCAAAATTCTCAAAACGTCGTGGCTTGATATTAGTCCGTCGGTTAGCTTCTCGCCGGCGTGGATAAATTCGCCGTCGCGAACTTGAATTTGACGAGTTTTGTCTATCAAGTACTCGGCAGTAGCGCCGTCGTCGGCCTCGATCACGATGCGTTCTTTAGAGCGAAGCGGTTTTTCAAACCTTACGGTGCCGTCGATTTCAGCGATGATAGCCGTATTTTTCGGACGTCTAGCCTCAAATAGCTCGGATACGCGCGGCAAACCGCCCGTGATGTCTTTCGACTTCGCGACGGCTTTAGGCGTCTTAGCTAGGATATCGGCTTGCTTCACCACTTCGTCGTTGGCTACGAATATCGCGGTTTTTGGCTCTAGCTGATAGCGGATCATTTTGCCATCATCGGTGCTGATAACGATCGTAGGCTTGATGCCCGAAGGTAGATACTCGTTGATAACTAGACGGCTCTGGCCGGTCGCCTCGTCGTACTGCTCGGCGGCGCTATAGCCTGGCTCGATATCCTCGTACGTAACCTTACCTGCAGCCTCGGCGATGATCGGCGTAGAGTACGGATCCCACTCGGCTATGACGGTTTTTTCTTGGCTTTCCGGCTCAGAGATAACTGCTTTGCTATCCACGATATCGCTATCGTTTGCTTTGATGATAGAGTTTCGCGGGATATAGTAACGAACCGCTTCTCTATCGTCCTCGTCGGCAACTACGACAAATAGTCCTTTTTCGGTTACGACGTGGCCTTTTTTGATATTTCTTAAGCGCTCTAAATAATCGCCTTTTAAGATATAAAATTTAAGCACGCCGTTTGCACCTGCAAGGATTTTCTTAGCGATCGGCTCGCCGTCCTCTACCTTTATCTCGCTGGCAAACGGGATACGTTTCGGTACGTTCCAGCCCTCTTTGATGACCTCTGCGATACTCTCGTTCTCTTTGACTGAGTCGCCATCGGCATAAGGGATGTAAATTTT of Campylobacter showae contains these proteins:
- the fusA gene encoding elongation factor G, producing the protein MADRKTPLHMVRNIGIAAHIDAGKTTTSERILFFTGMSHKIGEVHDGAATMDWMEQEKERGITITSAATTCFWKDHQINLIDTPGHVDFTIEVERSMRVLDGAVSVFCSVGGVQPQSETVWRQANKYHVPRIVFVNKMDRIGANFFNVESQIRNRLKANPVPIQIPIGAEDNFRGVVDLVKMKAYVWEDDKKPTDYKEIEIPAEVKEKAEEYRTKLIEAVSETDDSLMEKFFSGEELSEEEIKKGIKAGCLRMTITPMLCGTAFKNKGIQPLLDAVVAYLPAPDEIEAIKGVYEDGSEVTVESTDNGEFAALAFKIMTDPFVGQLTFIRVYRGSLESGSYAYNTVQDNKERIGRLLKMHSNKREEISILHAGEIGAVVGLKNTLTGDTLASEKDKVILEKMDFPEPVISVAVEPKTKADQEKMAIALQKLAQEDPSFRVGTDEESGQTIISGMGELHLEIIVDRMLREFKVDAEVGQPQVAYRETIRKTVEQEYKYAKQSGGRGQYGHVFLRLEPLPAASGFEFVNDIKGGVVPKEYIPAVEKGCKEALQNGVLAGYPVEDVKVTLFDGSYHEVDSSEMAFKLAASMGFKEGARKAGAVILEPMMKVEVETPEDYMGDVIGDLNKRRGQVNSMDERNGSKIITAFCPLAQMFGYSTDLRSMTQGRATYSMEFDHYEEVPKNVSEEIIKKRNG
- the rpsG gene encoding 30S ribosomal protein S7 gives rise to the protein MRRRKAPVREVMPDPIYGNKVITKFINSLMYDGKKSVATEIMYGAIKAIEKKSGDVKGIDVFNDAIENIKPLMEVKSRRVGGATYQVPVEVRPARQQALAIRWIIGFARKRSERTMIDKLANELLDAANSKGASFKKKEDTYKMAEANKAFAHYRW
- the rpsL gene encoding 30S ribosomal protein S12, translated to MPTINQLVRKERKKVTFKSKSPALKECPQRRGVCTRVYTTTPKKPNSALRKVAKVRLTSGFEVISYIGGEGHNLQEHSIVLVRGGRVKDLPGVKYHIVRGALDTAGVAKRTVSRSKYGAKRPKPGQAAAAAGKKK